Below is a window of Stygiolobus azoricus DNA.
GAGGATCTAAACATGAGCATAACAAATGAAGATACTTTAAAAAATAACGTAGTATTAATTTCTGCAACAGATCTAGAAGAGGAGATAAAGGAGTTAAGGGAAAAAATAAAGAACTTAAACGATTCTACCAATCAAGAGTTTAATAACGTCAAGTCACAGTTCGATAAACTCTTTACAATTACTAGCTGGTTAAATATAGCCCGGTCACAAGGGCTGTGGAAAGCGAAAACTTGCAGGCATGTTTCTAATGATACTTGTAACGCATGGAGCATAAGTGAACCTGAAAAATTAGGGATTCCTCAAGATGCAATAGTAGTTCAAGATAACGGTAGTAAAAAAGTTGTTGTGACAAAGTTTTCTGACATTTGTATAACATGCCCTCTATATGAGCCTAAGAGAACATAGCTGAGTTTATTATCTTTTTGATCTTAAGTATTTTTCTACCCATTATGTTAGTCTCCTCTACAAACTCCTCTAAACTCTCTAATAAGTCGTCAAGAATAATATCTATGATCTCTCTCTTCTCTCGATCAGTAGCTATCTTAAAAGCCTTCTCAATGGTTTCATCACTAGGGTGAGTCGTATTGTTCAAAAACTTCGTTATTGCTGCTGGAGATAAACCCAGTTCTTCAGCTAGCTCCTTTTTACTTCTTTTCTGTAGTAGAAGTTCAATAATCTTAGTCCTAGCCTCTTTGCTGAGATTATGGATTATGCGCATTTAACTCATTTTCAGTCGAAAATTTAATAAGTGAAATACATTATTTGTTACGAATGAAGGCAATAGTATTCGATTTAGGTATTACGGTAAAAGACGTTGTAGAAAGACCTATAAATAAGGATTATGTAATGGTATCACCTTCACTAGCACTGCTAACAGGCATAGAGAATGCTATATACACGGGCTTTCTCTGGGTGGAGCCAAAGAGAATTCTTGGTAGTACTGGTATAGTTAAAATAAAAAATGTAGGAATTGAGGTCGATAAGAACATTGAGGGTAAAAAAGCCATAGTCCTCCCTTACTCTAAGAAGTATGGGGGTATCGGAACAGAAATAGATGGAATCTTAGCTGAAAACGCTGTAGTACCCAGCGATAGTTTAGTAATCTTACCAAACGATTATGACGTTAAGTATATTCTCTACCCATTTGTAAGTATTGGTTTACAACTGAGAAAGATAGTGAGAGGGTTTAACGTGTTAATTATAGGTGGAGGTCTCGTTTCATACATATCTGCATTAACGTTAGTAGGTTATGCGAATAGAATATATCTATATAACGATGAGGGATATAAAGTAAGGCTATATGGGGTAGAGGAGGTTAAAGATGGTGGTAACTGGGATATAGTATTCGCTGGTAGTATGAGGAGCTGGATAAGAATACTTTTACAACTCGGTTCTAAGGAAGGCGATATCTTAGCCCTTCCGAGATTCCTTAACAGTTGGCCATCGATAATACCTACAAGGCTAAATGTGAAATTTATTGAACCAATAAAAATGGACGGGGTCTTCGACTATATCGAAGGTGAGATAAGTGATAAATTGTTCAATGAGTTAGTAGTTACATCTGAGTCTATTGAAGCCTCGATACCTACACCAAAACCTGGAGTTATACTTAATGCAGAAAAAATTTTCATGTCATAAATAAGAAGAAATAGTTTGTCCTAAGATCTTTATCCCTTGTTCTAATTCTTCTGGGCTTGGGTAGCTGAAGTTTAGTCTCATGGTATTTCTTCCACTATAGTCATAATAAAAGCTAGAACCAGGTACGTAAGCGACTCCTCTTTTCATAGCCTCATTAAGCATTTTAACCGTGTCTATTTTCTCAGGAAGCCATGTAAAGACGAACATCCCTCCTACCGGTCTACTCCATTTAGCTGTCTTAGGGAAATACTTTTCTATAGCACTTAACATTACATCTCTTTTCTTACGATAAGTCTCCTTTATCTTGGGTATTTGCCTGTCTATAACTCCTCTCCTAATAGCTTCCATTGCTATCATTTGGGTGAACGTAGGAGTGTGAAGATCCACATTCTGCTTATATAACTCTAACTCATGAGTAAATTCTTCAGACGCCACTATCCATCCCAGCCTTAATCCCGGTGCTAAGATTTTGCTGAAAGTGCCAGTGTAAATAACTCTACCCGATTTGTCTAAAGCTTTAAGTGGTGGAGGGCTTTCCCCTTCAAAGACTAAGAATCCGTAGGCATCATCTTCCACCACTAGGAAGTCGTATTTCTCAGCTATTTCTAACAACCTTTTTCTGTCCTCTAAACTCATCGTAGTCCCGGCGGGATTTTGGGCTGTCGGAATTACGTACATTAATTTCGGTTTCTTACCGTTAGATATATTTTCCTTAACCTTCCTCTCCAGTTCATCGATGTCAGGACCTTTCTCCGTAACCTTAACTCCTATGAAATTGGGCTTCCTTGCCCTTAGAATATTTAATGCAGCTAAATAGGTTGGCATTTCTACAATTACCGTATCTCCTGGATCAACAAGCAAATTAAAGATCATAAATAGAGCTTCTTGGCTTCCCACGGTAACAAATATATTGTTCTCATTTATCCCAGTAATCCCCCTTCTTGCAGATAGGTTTACTAATTCCTTTCTGAAATCAACTATTCCAGAAGTAGTAGAATACTGTAGTGCTCTCTCAGGATAATTCTTAAGTATATCCGATGTAATCTTTTCTATCTCTTCAGCGGGAAAGGTAGAAGGGTCTGGTAAACCACCGGCTAGGCTAATGACTTTTTTCCCTTCAGTTAATTTAAGCAGGTCTCTTATTTCTGAACTCCTTAGCATCTCAGTGTCTTTAGACAAGTAACGTTCAAACATTTAACAGTTCACGCACAAAATAATTAATCTTCGCCCTTTTATCTATTTTTGTGAATGAGTGGTACGCTGAAATTATAACCGTAGGAAATGAAATACTGAGCGGTAGAACTGTTAACACAAATGCCTCCCATATAGCTAGAAGATTGGTTTCAATAGGTTTTACTATAAGGAGAATTACGGTAGTTATGGACGAACTCGATGAAATAAAACAAGCCTTTATAGAGTCGCTAAGTAGAAAACCTAAATTAATAGTTTCTACTGGGGGTCTAGGTCCTACTTATGACGATAAGACAAGCGAGGGCTTATCTCTCGCAATTAATAGACCGCTTGAGCTAAACCAAAAGGCTCTTCAAATGTTAATTGAAAAGTACTCTAGATTAGGAATACAACTTACAGAAGAAAGGAGGAAAATGGCTTTGATGCCACAAGGTAGTATACCAGTAGAGAATGAAACTGGGATAGCTCCAGGGATTTACATAAATTATCAAGGAATAGAAATACTAGTCACTCCAGGGGTCCCGAGAGAGATGGAAAACGTATTGGAAAACTTTCTTTCCCGTTACTTGAGTAACAGACCTAATAAGAAATATTATGAGGAAAACTTCATCATTAAAGGCGTGATGGAGTCAGCGTTAGCCCCATACGTGAAACAATTAGTTAAGAAATACGATCTGTATATAAAGACACATCCTAAAGGAAAAGAACTCGATAATCCTCTACTGGAAGTCCAGATTGCTGGTAGTTCTGAGAACGAAGAAGAAATAAAGAAAAAAGTTAAAAATTGTAAGAAGGAGCTTATGGAAATAGGCAAACAATTAGGCGGAAGTATTCAAGAAGGCTAAGATTTGATTAGTAAGTTCTTCTGGGTATTCGAAGTTAAGGAAGTGACCATATCCCTGAAATACCTTACTTTTCAATTTTCGAATTTTTTGTTGGAATACTTGTAAGTTTTGTACTAGCTTGTCCTCACTCCCGTACACAACTAAAGTGTCTTCATCTATTTTTTCCAAGTCATTTGAGTAATCTCTAGCGTTAAGCAAACCCTCCACAGCGTACTTATAGCCCAGAGGCGTATTTTCGCGGTATACTTCAAGGAGGTCATTCCACGCTCTAGGGTTCATATATAACGTAGGTGAGAAGTCATTTATCTTTCTTCTATATTCTGCTAGAGCTTCCATACCTAGAGAGAGTGCTATAGAAACCATCCTATCATAAGATTCTCTAAAGGGGGCTTTATATAATGCCCCTATCAAGACCAGCTTTTTTATACTATACTTTAATGCGTAATCTATGGCAATTAGAGTACCTAAAGAATGACCAATAATAATTGGGTCTTTGATATTTTCTACTTCAAGAAGTTCTCTCAAATCAGATGAATGTTCCTCAATTAAGTAGGGAGAAGGAGTTATCGATGATCTACCGTGTCCTCGTAAATCGTAAATTAAAACGTTGAATTTCGACGCTAAGATAGGATAAACATTTTTCCAACTTTTAACACTTCCTGCCAGATGATGTATCAGGACTACAGTATTTGTTAAACCAGGTTGGGACTTAATTTCGTAGTATATTCTTACTCCACTGCTTAGTAGTGTTATCATTCGTTATCGCCACTGAGTTTATCTACGTATATTTCGCTTATAACTATTGGATATTCGATCCCCAGTTTTTCTAAAACCTCCGGGTGGACTTCTCCTATTATTCCTATAACCTCAGAGTTGTCTCTTATTATTTCAGCAGTCCTACCCTTAATTAGGAGGTGATGTTCACTTTTTCTGTAGCTGAAGTTTATTTTCAAATTATAAAGGATTTGGTGGATTCTAGCTTGAAGTTCCTCGAAGCTAACTTTACTGTCCATTATTGCGTATACTGCTCTTGTTGAGTTTTTATAACCCGTATCTGTATTTCCCCTAATTACGACGTCACCTATTTCAAACACTAGTATAGGCATTCTTGAGTGTTGGTTCTGCTTCAAGAAGTATAGCGTTGTAGGAATTAAGGAGTTTCTAATAACAGTGTAGTCCACTGTTACTGGATTTAGGATTTTCACATAATCGCCCTGAATTTCTCTATCGTTAGTTAGAACGAAAGTAAATATCTCGGTGAAACCAGCCCCTATACTTAAGTCCCTTAATTTTCTGCTTATTAAAGTCTTTTCAGATGCATTTCCAATTTTCGAAAGTTTATATGTCGAAGGTTCAAGGTTTTGATATCCTATCATCATAGCTATATCTTCAACCAAGTCAATTTGTGAAATTATATCTACCCTATAAGGGGGAATAGCGACCTCTATCTCATTATAACCCATAACATTAGCGTCAAATCTGGCCATTCTTAAGTACTCTACTACCTGATCGGTTGACAAGTTTATTCCTAATTTTTTATTTACATAATCTGAGTAGATTCTCAATGTAGTGTGCTTTAGCAGTGGAGACCAGAAGTCTTGTTGTGCACTTAAAACTTTTACTTGCTCTATCTTTCCGCCTATCTCAGCGAGGTTAGTAGTTAATAGGTCTAAGGTAGAGATCACGGCATCTAGAGACGTACCGGTTACATCTATGAAGAGATTTTTGGTAGTTAGCTCAATTCTAGTTTTTTCTGAATTTATAACGGGCGGTATGCTCAGTACGCTTCCGTTATCTTCCATTATTGCTGGAGTTTTTCCGTTTTTAACCGATATATTCCCATATTGTTTTCCTTGTTCTGTAGACTCTAAAACTTCTTTGACGGTAATTTCTTTGTTTCCGTTAAGTGGTATAAATTTGTAATTTAGTGGGATCTCCTTATAAACAATATTTTTAGATGTAATCTTATCTAGGTCGTGGATGCCTATTGCAACCTTCTTCCTTTTTCTTCCTATAGTTATATGAAGTTTTTCTTGAAATTGTATCAATTCCTTTAGTGAATCCTCATCAAATTTTATTCCTCTTATTATTCCCGCTATTGCATAGGGTCTTGTATCAACGTTTTCTACACTCA
It encodes the following:
- a CDS encoding PLP-dependent aminotransferase family protein — encoded protein: MFERYLSKDTEMLRSSEIRDLLKLTEGKKVISLAGGLPDPSTFPAEEIEKITSDILKNYPERALQYSTTSGIVDFRKELVNLSARRGITGINENNIFVTVGSQEALFMIFNLLVDPGDTVIVEMPTYLAALNILRARKPNFIGVKVTEKGPDIDELERKVKENISNGKKPKLMYVIPTAQNPAGTTMSLEDRKRLLEIAEKYDFLVVEDDAYGFLVFEGESPPPLKALDKSGRVIYTGTFSKILAPGLRLGWIVASEEFTHELELYKQNVDLHTPTFTQMIAMEAIRRGVIDRQIPKIKETYRKKRDVMLSAIEKYFPKTAKWSRPVGGMFVFTWLPEKIDTVKMLNEAMKRGVAYVPGSSFYYDYSGRNTMRLNFSYPSPEELEQGIKILGQTISSYL
- a CDS encoding helix-turn-helix domain-containing protein; the protein is MRIIHNLSKEARTKIIELLLQKRSKKELAEELGLSPAAITKFLNNTTHPSDETIEKAFKIATDREKREIIDIILDDLLESLEEFVEETNIMGRKILKIKKIINSAMFS
- a CDS encoding nicotinamide mononucleotide deamidase-related protein, whose translation is MNEWYAEIITVGNEILSGRTVNTNASHIARRLVSIGFTIRRITVVMDELDEIKQAFIESLSRKPKLIVSTGGLGPTYDDKTSEGLSLAINRPLELNQKALQMLIEKYSRLGIQLTEERRKMALMPQGSIPVENETGIAPGIYINYQGIEILVTPGVPREMENVLENFLSRYLSNRPNKKYYEENFIIKGVMESALAPYVKQLVKKYDLYIKTHPKGKELDNPLLEVQIAGSSENEEEIKKKVKNCKKELMEIGKQLGGSIQEG
- the pheT gene encoding phenylalanine--tRNA ligase subunit beta, with protein sequence MVTIVVYKWDIINQLKIKENELEELLFNLKSEVKPVDQDHVEIEINNDRPDLLSSSGIIRAIKGLKKLELGEAKYEVKKSEYTLSVENVDTRPYAIAGIIRGIKFDEDSLKELIQFQEKLHITIGRKRKKVAIGIHDLDKITSKNIVYKEIPLNYKFIPLNGNKEITVKEVLESTEQGKQYGNISVKNGKTPAIMEDNGSVLSIPPVINSEKTRIELTTKNLFIDVTGTSLDAVISTLDLLTTNLAEIGGKIEQVKVLSAQQDFWSPLLKHTTLRIYSDYVNKKLGINLSTDQVVEYLRMARFDANVMGYNEIEVAIPPYRVDIISQIDLVEDIAMMIGYQNLEPSTYKLSKIGNASEKTLISRKLRDLSIGAGFTEIFTFVLTNDREIQGDYVKILNPVTVDYTVIRNSLIPTTLYFLKQNQHSRMPILVFEIGDVVIRGNTDTGYKNSTRAVYAIMDSKVSFEELQARIHQILYNLKINFSYRKSEHHLLIKGRTAEIIRDNSEVIGIIGEVHPEVLEKLGIEYPIVISEIYVDKLSGDNE
- a CDS encoding zinc-binding alcohol dehydrogenase family protein; protein product: MKAIVFDLGITVKDVVERPINKDYVMVSPSLALLTGIENAIYTGFLWVEPKRILGSTGIVKIKNVGIEVDKNIEGKKAIVLPYSKKYGGIGTEIDGILAENAVVPSDSLVILPNDYDVKYILYPFVSIGLQLRKIVRGFNVLIIGGGLVSYISALTLVGYANRIYLYNDEGYKVRLYGVEEVKDGGNWDIVFAGSMRSWIRILLQLGSKEGDILALPRFLNSWPSIIPTRLNVKFIEPIKMDGVFDYIEGEISDKLFNELVVTSESIEASIPTPKPGVILNAEKIFMS
- a CDS encoding alpha/beta fold hydrolase translates to MITLLSSGVRIYYEIKSQPGLTNTVVLIHHLAGSVKSWKNVYPILASKFNVLIYDLRGHGRSSITPSPYLIEEHSSDLRELLEVENIKDPIIIGHSLGTLIAIDYALKYSIKKLVLIGALYKAPFRESYDRMVSIALSLGMEALAEYRRKINDFSPTLYMNPRAWNDLLEVYRENTPLGYKYAVEGLLNARDYSNDLEKIDEDTLVVYGSEDKLVQNLQVFQQKIRKLKSKVFQGYGHFLNFEYPEELTNQILAFLNTSA